In Desulfobacterales bacterium, the sequence ATGAGCAATTTCGTTCAAGATCAAGGATCGCGAAAAAAATAACCGAAGTCATCTAAATGATATTACGAGGATTATTTTTTGAGCATGACGCCGAGATTGGGCGAAAGGGCCATTTCTGGATGGGCACTAGTTAAGCGAACAAAGAGAGACCCTGAAAAGTCTGGTTTCACCGCAGAGAGCGCAGAGGGCACAGAGCTAATTATTTTCAAATAATATGTCTTTCTTTGCGGCCTCTGCGTCCTCTGCGGTAAACATTCTAGTTTTTTACAAATGCATCTTACTTCGCCATCATCATTCTGTTTACGAGACCATCAAGGATGAAAATCAAAAAAGCGGGAATCATCATCAAAAGGGGCTCGCCGGAGCCGCGGCGCATCGGCAAGGAACTGGCGGAGTGGTTCGGCCAACGGGGAATCGCAACCGTGGCCGATGAGGTTACCCCGGACATGGACATCCTGGTCATCCTGGGCGGCGACGGGACCCTGCTCCACATCGCTGCCCAGGCCGGCCGGTTCAACATCCCGGTGGTGGGGATAAACCTGGGCGGCCTGGGGTTTCTCACCGAGGTGGCGGTGGACGAATACCAGCAGGTGCTTGACTCAATCCTGGCCGGGTCGGTCCGGATCGAACTGCGGACCATGCTCAAGGCCCGGCTCCGGAAAAAGGGGCTGCCGGCCGGCGACTTCCACTATGCCCTCAACGAGGTGGCGATCAGCAAGGACAACATCGAACAGATCGTTGAACTGAGTACCTGGGCGGACCGGGATTTTATTACCGCCTACAAGGCGGACGGACTCATCTTTTCCACCCCCACCGGCTCCACTGCCTACAACCTGTCGGCCGGCGGGCCGATTGTCCACCCGGACCTGCCCTGTCTGCTGGTCACCCCGATCTGTCCCTTCATGCTGGAGAGCCGGCCGGTGCTCCTGCCGGCCACGGTTACCCTGACCACCAGGCTGTCCGGCCCGGTCACCAATGTAAAGATCATCGTTGACGGCCGCTTTGCCGGCCAGATGGAAGAGGAGGATATCCTGGAGGTAACCACGGCCGAAAACCCGCTGCGGCTGATCAGCTCGCCCAATAAGAGCTATTTCGAGATCCTCAGGAATAAATTGAACTGGGGCGGGGGGTGACAGAGGCCGGAAGTCAGAAGACGGTGGACGGTGGACGGTGGACAGTAAAAAATAAAAAATTGTCTCCTGCTTGTCTGCCGGAGTTTTACGGGAAGGCAGGGCCTTTTTTTTCTAATATTCTAGTTTCCTACTGTCCACTGCCCACTGTTCTTGGTTCTTTTACTGTCCACTGTCCACCGTTTTTTACTGTCTTCTGTCCTCTGTCTTCTGACTTCCGGCCTCCGGCTTCTGTCTTCCGGATAGTCCATACTTCTTCATCTTGTACTGGAGCAGGCTTTTGGTGATTCCCAGTCTCTCCGCGGCCCGGGCCTGCACCGAATCGGCATCGGTCAGGGCCCGGCGCAGCATTTTCTCTTCAATACTGCTCAACGCCTCGGGCAGGGTGACGTCCGCCGGAACCAACTGCTCGAAATCAACCTCGGAAGCCCATACCCCCCCTTTTTTGCCCCGGCCGGAACCATCGATATCCGGCTGGACATCCTCCGGCTCGATCCGGTCGCCGGAGCAGAGAATAGCGGCCCGCTCAATGGTATTCTCCAGTTCGCGCACATTGCCCTCCCATGGCAAGGTGGTGAGAAGCCGCAGGGCTTCAGTGGAGATCTCCAGGGAGGGCCGGCCCAGGCTCTTGGCAAACTTGCCGACAAAATGACCGGCCAGCAGAGGAATATCGTCACGCCGCTCCCGAAGCGGCGGCAGGTGGATCTGAACCACGTTCAGCCGGTAATAGAGGTCGTCGCGGAACCTCCCCTTGTCCACCTCGTCCTTGATATCCTTGTTGGTGGCGGTCACCACCCGCACGTCCACCTTGATCGGCCTGGTCCCCCCTACCCGCTCAAAGGTCCGTTCCTGCAGGACCCGCAGCAATGTGGCCTGGAGGGTCAAGGGGATATCGCCGATCTCATCCAGAAAAAGGGTACCGGTGTCAGCCAGTTCGAACCGCCCCTTGCGCAACGAGGCGGCCCCGGTAAAGGCCCCCTTCTCATGGCCGAACAGCTCGCTCTCCAGCAGGGTTTCGGGCAGGGCCGCGCAGTTCACCGAGATAAAGGGGGCCTTTTCCCGGGTGCTGTTAAAATGGATCGCCCGGGCCACCAGCTCCTTGCCGGTCCCGGATTCGCCGGTGATCAGCACCGAGGCCGGGGTGGGCGCCACCTTTTCGATGAGCTGATATATCTGCCGCATCCGCTTGTTCTTGCCGATGATACTGGCGAACCCGTACCGGTCCCGGACCTCGTCCCGCAGCCGCCGGTTTTCCTTGAGCAGGGAATAATGCTCCACCGCCTTGCGGATATTCATCACCAGGTCGTCGTTGTTAAAGGGCTTGGTCAGATAGTTGAAGGCCCCGGCCCGCATGGCCACCACCGCCTTTTCCACCTCACCGAAGGCGGTGATCATGATCACCGGCAGATCACGGTTATACTCCTTGACCTCGGCAAGCAGTTCCAGGCCGTCCATGCCGGGCATCCGCATATCGGTAAGCACCAGGTCGATATCGTTTTCCTTGACCACCCGCAGCCCCTCGATACCGCTTTTGGCGGTGAACACCTCGAATCCTTCCTCCCGCAGGAGTTCGGACAGGACGATCAGGTAATTGGGCTCGTCATCAACAATAAGAATGGTATTCATTGAAATTCCTTGCCAACTGAGATCCTTCTTTTTTCCTTCATGATTTCATAGAGCTGATAGGGAACACGAAACACCGGGCCTGTCAAGCCGGGAAGTGCCCCCCGGCGATCCTCGCCGTGAAAATCGCTGCCCCCGGTAACAACCAGGTCCAACCCCTTGGCCATCTGCTTAAGCAACGAGGTGACCTTGGGGGAATGGCTCGGATAATAGGCCTCCACCCCGGCCAGGCCTTGATCCTTCAAGGCGGTGAGCAGTCCGGAGATGACTGCCGGGGAGGGATCGAGTTGGCCGGGATGGGCCAATACCGCCATGCCGCCGGCCCGCTGGATGACGGCAATGGCCTCGTTGGCCTCGAACCTGCTCCGTTCGACATAGGCCGCCGCGCCCCGGCGGAGATAGATGGCAAAGGCCTGGTTGACATCCTTGACAACCCCCTTTGCCACCAGCAGCCGGGCTATATGCGGCCGGCCGATCTGACCGTCCGCCGCGGCTTGCCGGAGTTCCTCCATCCTGACCGCGATTCCCAGCCGGTTGAGCCTGGCCACGATCCGCTGGTTACGCTCTTGCCGGGCCGCCTGGATCCCTTGCAGGCGTTGCCGCAACCCGATATCATCCGGTTGCGGCCAATAACCGAGGAGATGAATGGGTGTGGGGCCGTGCCGAACGCTCAGTTCCACTCCCGGAACCACCTCAATGCCCTTTTTCCGGCCCCGGGCCAGGGCCGCCGCCACCCCGGCCATGGTATCATGGTCGGTCAGGGCCATCACCTTCAATCCCGAGGTCGCGGCCCAGTCAACAACCGCCGCCGGACTCATGGTGCCGTCCGAACAGGAGGAATGGGTATGTAAGTCAATATATTCCATGGCTTTTGCTCCAGCAAAACAGTATAGCCCGCCCCTGAGACGGAAATCCATCGGAAAGCCGACCCCTGGCGAATTTCTTTTTTCCTCGGGCCAAGACAAACAAAAAAATAGCAATATAGCCGAAAATATGGTACCAGCATTGACGCGTAATCCCGGAGACGGAGAACACTCTCCACTGACCAGCATGGCCGGACCAAATTGGCCGGCCACGACAAAACGATAAAAGGCATCACTCCGGCAAGACTTTCATAATAAACCATCCACCTGCACGGCGGGCCATAAAAACCGGCCGGCCGGGTCATCCGAGGAAGCCCTGCAATGCTGCCTGACACCCTTTCCGTTCTGGAGACCCTGAGCCTGATCTATGAAGACCTTGACCTCAACAATGTCGAGGAAAAATTCATCGACCTGGTTGACGAGGCATTCGACTTTGACCGGGTTGCCCTGTTCTTTGTCAAACATAAGAAAAACATACTCCAGGGCAAGCTGGGCAAGGGTTTTGATCCCAAGGCAATCGCTGACATCGCCTTTCCCCTGGACACGGGCAGTCTTCTCTCTTCGCCGCTGGCCAACGGCTTTCCGGTGCTGGCCGAGGAAAAGGACCGGAACGATCCCCTGGTCACCCGGCTGGGGATCAATAACTATGTCCTGATACCGGTGGTCAACAAAAAAAGGGTCGTCTGCTGGGAGATCAAGAACTGCACCCGGACAGACTGCCCGGTATACGGCAAAAGGTGGACGCGCTGCTGGCTGGTCGCTGACACGAAATGCTGCAACGGCGACGTAAGGCCGGAAGACAAGCCGGCAATCTGCGCCAACTGCCGGATATTCACCGACCAGGACATGGAGACCATGGAGGGGGTCCTGCTGGTTGACAACTCCATTTCCCGGGAACCGATCCGCCGGGAGGCAATCACCGCCCTGTCGATCATCGCCCATGCCGTGGGCCGGGCGATCAACAACTCCAAACTCTACACCAAAACCCTGAACGAGGCGATCAAGGATTCCCTGACCGGGATCCATAACCGCCGCTATTTTGACGAGCGGTTCCTGGATGAAATCGACCGGGCCAAGCGGTACAACGAGTCCCTGAGCCTGGTGATCTGCGACATCGACCGGTTCAAACAGGTTAATGACAACTACGGCCACCAGGTGGGTGACATGGTCCTGACCCAACTGGCCGACATTCTGAAAAAAAACCGCCGCAAAAGCGATGTGGTCGCCCGGTACGGGGGCGATGAGTTCGCCATGCTGCTGTTGAACACCGACAAGGACGAGGCCGTGTCGGTTGCCGAAAAGCTGCGCCTGGATATCGAAGAGGCCGGTTTCAAGGCCTATGACGCTGACCTGAAGATCACCATCAGCTTCGGGGTGGCATCCTTTGGCGAACAAAGCGACACCTTCAACAGCCTGATGTCCAGGGCGGATAAATTCCTCTATGCGGCCAAGTCCCAAGGCAGAAACCGGGTCTGCTCAGTGTAATCAGATGTCCCTTGCCATGGACCATTGCCGCCGCTGCGGCACCTGCTGCCGCAAGGGCGGACCGGCCCTGCACCGGCAAGATCTTGAAATTGTCCGCTCCGGCCGCCTGGAGTACCGCCACCTGCTCACCATCCGCAAGGGCGAGTGGGCCTATTCTCCGCTGACCGGACAGGTGGAGCCCACCACCCATGAGTTGGTCAAGACCGCCAACCAGGCCAACGAATGGGCCTGCTCGTTTTATGACGAGCCGAACCGGGGCTGCACCATTTACGACCATCGGCCGCTTGAATGCCGGCTGCTCAAGTGCTGGGCGCCGGAGGAACTGGTGGCGGTAATCGGCCGCCACACCCTTGCCCGGACCGATATCATCTCCCCGGACAATCCCCTGCTTGGTCTCGTGCTTTACCACGAGCGGGAATGTCCGGCCACCAGCCTGGCCCGCCTGGTCCCGGAGAACAGCAGACAGGCCGCTGACCAGGACAAACTGGCTGAACTGACCGCACTGGTCCGGAAAGACCTGGCCATTCGTCGTAAAGCGATCCAATATTTGGGGCCGGCCGGGAACGAGGAGCTTTTTTTCCTCGGCCGGCCGCTGTTTATCGTTCTCAGGGCCCACGGGCTCGTGGTCCATGAACAAGACGGCGTTCTTCAACTGGGCTGGCGCCCGGCCGGCCACAACGAAACAGTGAAAGACATCGCTCCGGCATGACGAGTACCGCGCTTCGCGGCTGCTTTCATATTAACTTTTTCTTATACTGCTCTTGCCATGCTTTCAATCAGCTCCAAAAGCCGGTACGGCCTCAAGGCCCTGCTGGCCCTGGCGGAATCGTTCGACCAGGGTCTGTTGCCGATCAAGGAGATCGCCGCCCGGCAGGATATACCCCGCCAGTACCTTGAACAGATCTTCAACCAGCTGGGCAAGGCGGACATCATCAGGAGTACGCGCGGCAAGCGGGGCGGTTATCAACTGGCCCGGCCGCCGGGGGAGATCATGGTCTCGGAAATCATCGTTCTCCTTGAGGGCGGAATTGAATTCGCCTCCAGGACCGATGATCCCACCGATGTGATCAACGTCCTCCTGAAACAGATGCAGGAAAAGCTGCTGGAGGTCCTTGAACTCAGTCTTGCCGACCTCCTTTCCCAACTACAGGCGAGCCGGAACGTGCCCTTCTACACGATCTGATTTTACAGTGACAAATCACTGCCGCACCCGGCTCGTGCCTGGTTTCTGCTTTGCCCGGCCGGATTATTTTCTTGACATTTTTTCAGGATCTGCTACATAACCATAGTATGTTGATCAGTTTAATCATGTTTACCCGCGAAAAAAACACTCCACCGAACAAGGAGGACCTGATGAAGATCACGATAAACGGCGAAAAACAGGAAGTTGAAGGTAGTGTCCGATCCATTGCCGAGCTGTTGGCCTTTAACAAGGTCGAGTCACCGGACATGGTTTCGGTCCAGCTCAACGGTAAAATTGTCGACCGGTCCCAGTATGAAACCGTGTTGATCTCTGAAAACGATGAGATCGATTTTCTCTATTTCATGGGCGGAGGCGCGGCCTGATGAAAGGCTTTGCCACCCGGGCCATTCACGGGCCCCGGCTGCACAAGGATCCCTACGGCGCCCTGCGGATGCCGGTGTATGACAACGTCGCCTTTGAGCATGATGACGCCCGCTCGATCCAACTCACCTTTGAGGGCAAAAAGCCGGCCCATGCCTATTCACGGATCTCCAACCCCACGGTGGAGGAGCTTGAACAGCGGCTGCAGCTCCTCTCCGGCGGCCTGGCGGTACTGGCGGTCTCGTCCGGCATGGCCGCGATCAGCAACACCATCCTGGCCCTGGCCGAGGCAGGCTCAAACATCGTCACCACCAGATACCTGTTCGGCAACACCCTGTCGCTTCTTGAAAAGACCATGCGACCCTGGGGGCTGGAGGTCA encodes:
- a CDS encoding YkgJ family cysteine cluster protein is translated as MSLAMDHCRRCGTCCRKGGPALHRQDLEIVRSGRLEYRHLLTIRKGEWAYSPLTGQVEPTTHELVKTANQANEWACSFYDEPNRGCTIYDHRPLECRLLKCWAPEELVAVIGRHTLARTDIISPDNPLLGLVLYHERECPATSLARLVPENSRQAADQDKLAELTALVRKDLAIRRKAIQYLGPAGNEELFFLGRPLFIVLRAHGLVVHEQDGVLQLGWRPAGHNETVKDIAPA
- a CDS encoding NAD(+)/NADH kinase; amino-acid sequence: MKIKKAGIIIKRGSPEPRRIGKELAEWFGQRGIATVADEVTPDMDILVILGGDGTLLHIAAQAGRFNIPVVGINLGGLGFLTEVAVDEYQQVLDSILAGSVRIELRTMLKARLRKKGLPAGDFHYALNEVAISKDNIEQIVELSTWADRDFITAYKADGLIFSTPTGSTAYNLSAGGPIVHPDLPCLLVTPICPFMLESRPVLLPATVTLTTRLSGPVTNVKIIVDGRFAGQMEEEDILEVTTAENPLRLISSPNKSYFEILRNKLNWGGG
- a CDS encoding PHP domain-containing protein, with amino-acid sequence MEYIDLHTHSSCSDGTMSPAAVVDWAATSGLKVMALTDHDTMAGVAAALARGRKKGIEVVPGVELSVRHGPTPIHLLGYWPQPDDIGLRQRLQGIQAARQERNQRIVARLNRLGIAVRMEELRQAAADGQIGRPHIARLLVAKGVVKDVNQAFAIYLRRGAAAYVERSRFEANEAIAVIQRAGGMAVLAHPGQLDPSPAVISGLLTALKDQGLAGVEAYYPSHSPKVTSLLKQMAKGLDLVVTGGSDFHGEDRRGALPGLTGPVFRVPYQLYEIMKEKRRISVGKEFQ
- a CDS encoding sigma-54 dependent transcriptional regulator; protein product: MNTILIVDDEPNYLIVLSELLREEGFEVFTAKSGIEGLRVVKENDIDLVLTDMRMPGMDGLELLAEVKEYNRDLPVIMITAFGEVEKAVVAMRAGAFNYLTKPFNNDDLVMNIRKAVEHYSLLKENRRLRDEVRDRYGFASIIGKNKRMRQIYQLIEKVAPTPASVLITGESGTGKELVARAIHFNSTREKAPFISVNCAALPETLLESELFGHEKGAFTGAASLRKGRFELADTGTLFLDEIGDIPLTLQATLLRVLQERTFERVGGTRPIKVDVRVVTATNKDIKDEVDKGRFRDDLYYRLNVVQIHLPPLRERRDDIPLLAGHFVGKFAKSLGRPSLEISTEALRLLTTLPWEGNVRELENTIERAAILCSGDRIEPEDVQPDIDGSGRGKKGGVWASEVDFEQLVPADVTLPEALSSIEEKMLRRALTDADSVQARAAERLGITKSLLQYKMKKYGLSGRQKPEAGSQKTEDRRQ
- the thiS gene encoding sulfur carrier protein ThiS, translating into MKITINGEKQEVEGSVRSIAELLAFNKVESPDMVSVQLNGKIVDRSQYETVLISENDEIDFLYFMGGGAA
- a CDS encoding Rrf2 family transcriptional regulator; protein product: MLSISSKSRYGLKALLALAESFDQGLLPIKEIAARQDIPRQYLEQIFNQLGKADIIRSTRGKRGGYQLARPPGEIMVSEIIVLLEGGIEFASRTDDPTDVINVLLKQMQEKLLEVLELSLADLLSQLQASRNVPFYTI
- a CDS encoding GGDEF domain-containing protein; the protein is MLPDTLSVLETLSLIYEDLDLNNVEEKFIDLVDEAFDFDRVALFFVKHKKNILQGKLGKGFDPKAIADIAFPLDTGSLLSSPLANGFPVLAEEKDRNDPLVTRLGINNYVLIPVVNKKRVVCWEIKNCTRTDCPVYGKRWTRCWLVADTKCCNGDVRPEDKPAICANCRIFTDQDMETMEGVLLVDNSISREPIRREAITALSIIAHAVGRAINNSKLYTKTLNEAIKDSLTGIHNRRYFDERFLDEIDRAKRYNESLSLVICDIDRFKQVNDNYGHQVGDMVLTQLADILKKNRRKSDVVARYGGDEFAMLLLNTDKDEAVSVAEKLRLDIEEAGFKAYDADLKITISFGVASFGEQSDTFNSLMSRADKFLYAAKSQGRNRVCSV